A genomic region of Alicyclobacillus sp. SO9 contains the following coding sequences:
- the ppc gene encoding phosphoenolpyruvate carboxylase → MTNSSMLHRDIRLLGNLLGQVLIAQCGQEVFDKVEEIRAAAKILRNEETNASIGDFEKLIESVPAEQRRQVIRAFSLYFELVNIAEQNHRIRRRREYEIEFERSEGGLPPRGTIGNALTRLKQQGFVAEDLNQLLENVGLELILTAHPTEAMRRTVLNKHHQIAKILQHFDDPLLTIRERRKLEQDLRAEIVGLWQTSPVRKQKITVLDEVRNGLYFLDEILFDVLPAVHIELEQQLANHYPEQDWHVPSLIRFGSWMGGDRDGNPSVTSNLTFDTLVLHFDLAMNKYKERVSQLYQDLSQSHRLTGASDELLDSLQLSEVPDEPYREKVQQVLNALEATYNRYHGRNVADSARVYNGPGGFAEDIRMIEQSLLNHGGSYVAEAKVRPLLRQIELFGFHMATLDIRQHSEVHENAIDEWMHRVQLPSYKSQSEAEKIQTLTRLLEDARPVISPFTEVTPESKETLDVFHTVRTGQNLFGPQAIQNYLISMTRGTSDLLEVLLLCKQAGLFEWKNETEVESRLNVVPLFETIEDLRAAPGVVDELFSNSVYRKHLEARGNLQEIMLGYSDSNKDGGYLTANWELYKSQKAIVEVAKGYGIHLKFFHGRGGAFGRGGGPLWRSILAQPPEALRGPVKITEQGEVISQRYGYPEIAMRSLESAVSALFIGATNTQTDRMRETERQWSKVLETASESSFQAYHNFVYDNPDFLPYFHQATPIEEIGKLNIGSRPSKRKNSPQIEELRAIPWVFSWTQNRHLLPAWYGFGMALDKAAQEDGADKEMFGRMYRHWPFFKSLIDNLQMALAKADMMIAPLYKRLVQDEGMAERVFSSVEEEYERTKQWVLQMTGQSQLLANSDVIRESIRLRNPYVDPLSFMQVLLLEEMRKNGSAQGQPNAQKDSAEDPGTNPQTQDSTQNNELQEVLLTINGIASGLRNTG, encoded by the coding sequence ATGACGAATAGTTCAATGTTACACCGAGATATTCGATTGCTAGGCAATCTGCTCGGTCAAGTGCTGATTGCTCAATGCGGGCAGGAGGTCTTTGACAAGGTAGAAGAGATTCGAGCAGCAGCGAAAATCCTTCGCAATGAAGAAACAAATGCTAGTATCGGTGATTTCGAAAAGCTGATTGAGAGCGTTCCTGCTGAGCAACGAAGGCAGGTTATCAGGGCGTTCTCATTGTACTTTGAGTTGGTGAATATTGCAGAGCAGAACCATCGAATTCGACGTCGCCGTGAATATGAAATTGAATTTGAACGGAGTGAAGGAGGACTTCCGCCGAGGGGTACCATTGGAAATGCATTGACACGGCTCAAACAGCAAGGTTTTGTTGCGGAAGACCTGAATCAACTTCTGGAAAACGTGGGCTTGGAGTTGATATTGACTGCTCATCCGACCGAAGCCATGAGAAGAACAGTATTAAACAAACATCACCAAATCGCGAAAATTCTACAACATTTTGACGATCCGCTTTTGACAATACGCGAACGTCGAAAACTAGAACAGGATTTGCGCGCTGAGATAGTTGGCTTATGGCAAACAAGTCCGGTTCGTAAGCAAAAAATCACTGTTTTGGATGAAGTCCGAAACGGCTTGTATTTCCTTGATGAAATTCTATTTGACGTCCTGCCCGCGGTTCATATCGAACTGGAACAGCAGTTGGCTAACCACTACCCTGAACAGGACTGGCATGTTCCTTCACTTATCCGGTTTGGTTCATGGATGGGAGGAGACAGGGACGGCAATCCGTCTGTCACTTCAAACCTTACCTTTGATACACTGGTTTTACACTTCGATTTAGCAATGAATAAGTATAAGGAACGCGTTTCACAACTATATCAGGACCTCAGTCAGTCCCACCGTCTCACCGGTGCCAGTGACGAGTTGCTTGACTCGTTGCAGCTTTCTGAAGTTCCGGATGAACCATATCGTGAAAAGGTACAGCAGGTTTTAAATGCATTGGAAGCAACGTATAATCGCTACCACGGCAGAAATGTGGCAGACAGCGCTAGAGTCTACAATGGTCCAGGTGGCTTTGCAGAAGATATTCGAATGATTGAACAATCTCTTCTCAATCACGGCGGGTCCTATGTGGCAGAGGCAAAAGTCCGTCCGCTGTTGCGCCAGATTGAATTGTTTGGATTTCACATGGCAACCCTGGATATTCGACAGCACAGTGAAGTCCACGAAAATGCAATTGATGAATGGATGCACCGGGTCCAACTGCCTTCGTATAAGAGTCAATCTGAGGCTGAGAAGATTCAAACTCTGACTAGGCTCTTGGAAGATGCACGACCGGTTATCAGTCCATTTACGGAAGTCACACCCGAGAGCAAGGAAACCTTGGACGTGTTCCATACCGTCCGCACGGGACAGAACTTATTTGGACCACAAGCGATTCAGAATTATCTCATCTCAATGACGCGAGGAACCAGTGATCTTCTCGAAGTACTGCTGCTTTGCAAACAGGCTGGTCTCTTTGAATGGAAAAACGAGACAGAAGTGGAGAGCCGCTTAAATGTCGTGCCATTGTTTGAGACCATCGAGGACTTGCGAGCTGCTCCTGGGGTTGTCGATGAGCTGTTCTCCAACTCTGTCTACCGAAAGCATCTTGAGGCAAGAGGTAACCTTCAGGAAATTATGCTTGGCTATTCAGACAGCAATAAGGACGGGGGCTATTTGACTGCCAACTGGGAACTGTACAAATCGCAAAAGGCCATTGTTGAGGTGGCAAAGGGTTACGGTATTCATCTGAAGTTCTTTCACGGTCGCGGCGGGGCCTTCGGCCGCGGTGGTGGACCGCTCTGGAGAAGTATTCTGGCACAACCTCCCGAAGCCCTGCGGGGTCCGGTAAAGATAACAGAACAGGGCGAGGTTATATCGCAGCGCTATGGGTATCCGGAGATTGCAATGAGATCGCTTGAATCGGCAGTTTCAGCACTCTTTATTGGGGCCACGAACACTCAGACTGACAGGATGCGCGAGACAGAACGGCAATGGTCTAAGGTCTTGGAAACCGCTTCTGAGTCGTCGTTTCAGGCATACCACAACTTTGTCTATGACAACCCTGACTTTCTCCCGTATTTTCATCAAGCGACGCCAATTGAAGAGATTGGGAAATTAAATATCGGATCGCGTCCGTCAAAACGCAAAAACTCTCCTCAAATCGAAGAACTTCGGGCTATTCCCTGGGTATTCTCTTGGACGCAGAATCGGCACCTTCTGCCAGCTTGGTACGGCTTTGGCATGGCCCTCGACAAAGCGGCACAGGAGGACGGCGCCGACAAAGAGATGTTCGGTCGGATGTACCGCCACTGGCCTTTCTTTAAGTCATTAATCGACAATTTGCAAATGGCTTTGGCGAAAGCAGATATGATGATTGCCCCGCTGTACAAACGGCTGGTGCAAGATGAAGGAATGGCCGAGAGAGTGTTCTCGTCAGTCGAGGAAGAATACGAACGTACGAAGCAATGGGTATTGCAAATGACAGGCCAGTCACAACTGTTGGCCAATTCAGATGTGATTCGGGAATCGATTCGTCTTCGTAATCCCTACGTCGATCCGCTTTCATTCATGCAGGTTCTTCTGCTGGAGGAGATGCGAAAGAATGGTTCCGCACAGGGACAACCGAACGCCCAAAAAGACTCAGCAGAGGATCCGGGCACTAACCCGCAGACACAAGACAGCACACAGAATAATGAACTGCAGGAAGTGTTGCTGACCATCAACGGAATTGCGTCCGGGCTCCGCAACACTGGTTGA
- a CDS encoding serine hydrolase, protein MQRKGVRRLVLSLAIVLPLLGVSGILSIVVRHSQQRVVTSTRKLRKTWKRDEEAGVPGQELLPLQQNLKKLTSRRLGFIPATWFATYDGTTGSLQNLRGQTSTLWTKTMKSTKQQAETALKALEKTMGSFSATEHQARLQALKQATTPNAYRQLTQAWKQKKQSWTATVAKLKHVSGGYSDGHPSDVFKEVKTLTSMLKSAPNTKKVKSARVTVTDIKKYFAQSPQVQLKEHAEVLKQLKNAIHNVHVADVMRYQEEAGANPFGKPFTNYLRTRQSQVSVAIFNAKTGKTLTYHPSQRYDTASIVKATIMADLLYQSQKNHKPLSKEEQSLMTPMIEVSSNQAASKLWNTAGAARGIGQFVHSVGMNHTTPGQNGYWGLTTTTALDEVDLMKLFAFPNHVLDYTSRQYGLSLMRHVVGWEDWGVSTGAKGKVVVALKNGWVPTAKSHWHVNSIGFIDGDGRDYVIAVMSEENPSEQYGIQTVDKVSQMIWEAMG, encoded by the coding sequence GTGCAGAGAAAAGGTGTGCGCAGGCTGGTGTTAAGCTTGGCTATTGTATTACCGTTATTGGGTGTAAGTGGGATTCTATCTATAGTTGTTCGTCATTCACAACAGCGTGTTGTAACGTCCACCAGAAAACTACGGAAAACTTGGAAACGTGATGAGGAGGCAGGGGTACCTGGACAAGAACTGCTTCCCCTCCAGCAAAACTTAAAAAAACTCACTAGCCGCCGGCTTGGATTCATTCCGGCAACGTGGTTCGCCACTTATGATGGTACGACGGGATCGCTGCAGAATCTGCGCGGACAGACGTCGACTCTGTGGACAAAGACGATGAAGAGCACAAAGCAGCAGGCTGAAACTGCGTTGAAAGCATTGGAAAAGACAATGGGCTCGTTTTCCGCAACAGAGCATCAAGCCAGATTGCAGGCTCTAAAGCAAGCAACCACACCCAACGCGTACAGGCAACTGACACAGGCGTGGAAGCAAAAGAAGCAATCCTGGACGGCGACAGTAGCAAAGCTGAAGCATGTCAGCGGCGGATACAGTGACGGGCATCCATCGGATGTCTTCAAAGAAGTAAAAACACTTACAAGCATGTTAAAAAGCGCTCCCAATACTAAGAAGGTGAAGAGTGCGCGAGTTACGGTGACGGATATTAAAAAATACTTTGCGCAGTCACCGCAGGTACAGCTCAAGGAGCATGCCGAGGTGTTGAAACAACTTAAGAATGCAATTCACAATGTACATGTAGCTGACGTCATGCGCTATCAGGAGGAGGCTGGTGCAAATCCCTTTGGTAAGCCGTTTACAAACTACTTGAGAACGCGCCAGAGTCAGGTTTCAGTGGCAATTTTCAATGCCAAGACCGGAAAGACCCTCACCTATCATCCCTCGCAACGCTATGATACTGCCAGTATTGTAAAAGCAACGATTATGGCAGACCTACTCTATCAGTCCCAGAAAAATCACAAACCCCTTTCCAAAGAAGAACAGTCTTTAATGACGCCAATGATTGAAGTCAGCAGTAATCAAGCAGCTTCAAAGCTGTGGAATACTGCCGGGGCTGCGCGTGGAATTGGACAGTTTGTCCACTCAGTAGGCATGAATCACACAACGCCCGGACAAAACGGTTACTGGGGTCTGACAACAACTACGGCCCTTGATGAGGTCGACCTGATGAAGCTTTTTGCATTTCCCAATCATGTACTGGATTACACGAGTCGACAATACGGACTGTCACTGATGCGCCATGTCGTGGGTTGGGAGGACTGGGGAGTCTCTACCGGCGCCAAGGGCAAGGTTGTGGTAGCTTTAAAGAACGGTTGGGTGCCAACAGCAAAAAGTCACTGGCATGTAAACAGCATTGGCTTTATTGACGGTGACGGCAGAGACTACGTAATCGCCGTCATGAGCGAAGAGAACCCGAGTGAACAATATGGGATTCAGACAGTAGACAAAGTATCCCAAATGATTTGGGAGGCAATGGGTTAA
- a CDS encoding NRAMP family divalent metal transporter, with the protein MANSAVPDMQQVRRQGWKRFILMLAAFGPGLMVMLADTDAGSVITAAQSGAQWGYKMILPQLILIPILYLVQEVTLRLGIVTGKGHGELIREGFGLKWAILSVLTLFVASVGALVTEFAGLAGVSELFGVPGWITVSAATLFLIALGLSGSYKRVERVGIAVGLLELLFIPAAFMAHPHLPDLISGVRSIPIHNANYMFLLAANVGAVIMPWMVFYQQGAVIDKKLGPQHLRTAKSDTLIGSVVTQIIMIAVVIATAATLGMSHPGQSLNDVQQIAQALVPFMGVAGAKVVFGLGMVGASFIAALVVSVAGAWGIGEAFGFNHSLNHRFKDAKVFYSIYTLAHVGGALLVIFSVNLIQLNIDVEVMNAMLLPIVLGFLLALEAKVLPTEWRMKGAYKYTVWTVSGLVMLFGLYMALTTL; encoded by the coding sequence ATGGCGAACTCAGCCGTACCGGACATGCAACAGGTAAGGCGGCAGGGCTGGAAACGATTCATACTTATGCTGGCGGCATTCGGTCCAGGTCTTATGGTGATGTTGGCTGATACGGACGCTGGGAGCGTCATTACTGCTGCTCAATCTGGAGCGCAGTGGGGATACAAAATGATATTGCCTCAGTTGATTCTCATTCCTATTCTCTACCTTGTGCAGGAAGTGACCCTGCGTCTGGGAATTGTCACAGGTAAAGGACATGGTGAACTGATTCGTGAGGGGTTTGGTCTGAAATGGGCCATTCTTTCCGTTCTGACACTCTTTGTGGCATCTGTTGGAGCCTTGGTAACCGAATTTGCAGGTCTTGCCGGAGTGAGTGAACTGTTTGGTGTTCCTGGTTGGATTACAGTCTCTGCAGCAACACTGTTTCTCATTGCGCTTGGTCTTTCAGGGAGTTACAAGCGGGTGGAACGTGTGGGAATAGCAGTCGGTTTACTGGAACTTCTTTTCATTCCAGCGGCCTTTATGGCACATCCTCATCTGCCAGATTTAATCTCGGGAGTTCGCTCCATCCCCATTCATAATGCCAATTACATGTTTCTGTTGGCTGCCAATGTTGGTGCGGTTATTATGCCTTGGATGGTGTTTTACCAACAGGGAGCTGTGATTGATAAGAAACTGGGTCCGCAGCACCTGCGCACAGCGAAGTCAGATACATTAATTGGTTCGGTCGTCACACAAATCATCATGATTGCGGTAGTCATCGCGACTGCAGCAACACTGGGAATGTCACATCCAGGTCAATCCCTCAATGATGTACAGCAAATCGCACAAGCACTTGTCCCATTCATGGGAGTGGCTGGTGCCAAAGTCGTGTTTGGTCTTGGAATGGTTGGTGCAAGTTTTATTGCAGCTTTGGTGGTCTCAGTGGCTGGAGCTTGGGGCATCGGCGAGGCCTTTGGGTTCAACCACAGTCTTAACCACCGTTTTAAGGATGCGAAAGTGTTCTATTCTATTTATACGCTTGCTCATGTTGGAGGAGCTCTGCTTGTCATCTTCAGTGTAAACCTGATTCAATTGAATATTGATGTGGAAGTCATGAATGCTATGCTGCTGCCAATTGTGCTCGGATTTCTGCTGGCATTGGAGGCGAAAGTACTGCCAACAGAGTGGCGCATGAAGGGTGCGTATAAGTATACGGTATGGACTGTGTCTGGACTGGTTATGCTGTTCGGCTTATACATGGCGCTGACTACCTTATAG
- a CDS encoding Cof-type HAD-IIB family hydrolase: MRRWKLLALDIDGTTIVRGKRLSYRNRESILRAQHEGLYVTFATGRHRKGMVSEIVDELHIQVPFVTLNGGEVWTPDGTLLSRRTISSSDVKFLYSLAQKYGVSCWGSTTEMPVNEDAFPRPLESKSWVKFGYHTDNFEALRKLWGELEAQDKFSLSNSDPYNIEVNAQYVNKGAGLENVVKHLGITAGDSVVMGDSLNDVPMFHWAGMSIAVGNAQQPVKDAAAHITLTCEEDAVSYVIERILGSEW, encoded by the coding sequence ATGAGAAGATGGAAACTGCTTGCATTAGACATTGACGGAACCACCATTGTACGAGGAAAGAGACTGTCATACCGAAATCGGGAATCCATTTTGAGAGCACAGCACGAGGGGTTGTACGTAACTTTCGCTACAGGTCGTCATCGAAAAGGAATGGTCAGTGAGATTGTAGATGAACTGCATATTCAGGTTCCCTTTGTAACGCTAAACGGAGGAGAAGTATGGACGCCGGACGGAACTCTGTTGAGCAGGCGTACAATTTCATCAAGTGACGTAAAGTTCCTGTACTCATTGGCGCAGAAGTATGGCGTTTCGTGTTGGGGTTCAACAACGGAAATGCCGGTCAATGAAGATGCATTTCCGCGACCGCTGGAATCTAAGTCATGGGTAAAGTTTGGATACCATACGGATAACTTTGAGGCACTCCGAAAGCTGTGGGGTGAGTTGGAAGCGCAGGATAAATTCTCCCTGTCCAATTCAGACCCGTATAACATAGAAGTGAACGCTCAGTACGTCAACAAGGGAGCGGGACTCGAGAACGTTGTGAAACACCTGGGTATTACTGCTGGTGACTCAGTGGTCATGGGTGACAGTCTGAACGATGTTCCGATGTTTCATTGGGCAGGTATGAGCATAGCCGTGGGCAATGCTCAACAACCAGTAAAGGATGCCGCTGCACATATCACATTGACTTGCGAAGAAGACGCGGTAAGTTATGTGATTGAGCGCATTTTAGGGTCCGAGTGGTAG
- a CDS encoding TSUP family transporter has protein sequence MHHIALGTIIFLVISGFLASFVDSTVGGGGLISLPALLLTGLPPAVAIGTNKLGGTASALTSTLSFLKSKKVHLHLVKYLIPLSLVGSVGGAELVHYLPTGFLRPMVIVMLIGVTAYTVFKPNVGLASTYSGMTRKVGVIVVSVALIIGFYDGFFGPGTGAFLVFAFIFTGFDFVEASGNAKVLNFASNIGALVTFAGLRTINYEYGIVMAVSMMAGAVVGSQLAIRKGARYVRPIFIAVTLLLISRQLWGLL, from the coding sequence ATGCACCATATTGCCCTGGGCACGATTATATTTCTTGTCATTTCCGGTTTCTTGGCATCATTTGTCGACTCGACTGTAGGAGGTGGAGGATTAATCTCTTTGCCTGCCCTTCTCCTAACCGGTCTTCCACCAGCAGTGGCAATTGGTACAAACAAGCTTGGCGGTACAGCCTCAGCACTGACCAGCACTCTGTCGTTTCTGAAATCGAAAAAGGTTCACCTTCATCTTGTCAAATACCTGATTCCTTTATCCCTGGTTGGCTCTGTCGGAGGAGCGGAGCTAGTGCACTATTTGCCGACCGGATTTCTAAGACCCATGGTAATAGTCATGTTGATAGGTGTGACCGCCTATACAGTGTTCAAGCCCAATGTGGGACTTGCCTCCACTTACTCCGGAATGACCAGAAAAGTCGGAGTCATTGTTGTGAGTGTTGCACTAATTATAGGATTTTACGACGGTTTTTTTGGTCCAGGAACCGGGGCGTTTCTCGTGTTCGCCTTTATCTTCACCGGGTTTGACTTCGTCGAAGCGTCCGGTAATGCGAAAGTACTGAATTTCGCCAGCAATATTGGTGCTCTCGTGACATTCGCCGGTCTCCGTACCATCAACTATGAATACGGCATTGTGATGGCTGTATCCATGATGGCGGGCGCGGTAGTCGGTTCACAGTTGGCAATTCGTAAAGGTGCCCGCTATGTACGGCCAATTTTTATTGCCGTTACACTGCTTCTCATCAGCCGCCAGCTTTGGGGCTTGCTGTAA
- a CDS encoding MOSC domain-containing protein: MKSEGTLASLQVGLPLDYPLTLHRRHQDMNSTWRTGFVKESVTDRRFVSELQIEGDGQADTLHHGGKDKAVLVYAGSHYPNWKNELATELARQGNSNFENGAFGENFTVTEWSEETMCIGDVLAVGTATVQVCQPRVPCWKISERWGIPDLLDRVVKTGRTGWYLRVLQQGFVQAGDSMRLIDRTHEMVTIRLVNDVIHNRIVDKAVMMDIALLPELADACRKGIEQRLGSVEAP, translated from the coding sequence ATGAAGAGCGAAGGGACACTGGCGTCACTTCAAGTAGGGTTGCCATTGGACTACCCCTTGACCCTGCACAGACGGCATCAAGACATGAACTCGACCTGGCGCACAGGATTCGTGAAAGAATCTGTCACTGACCGGAGATTCGTCTCGGAGCTTCAAATTGAGGGTGATGGTCAAGCCGATACTCTTCATCATGGAGGGAAGGATAAGGCAGTCCTCGTTTACGCGGGCTCCCACTACCCGAATTGGAAAAATGAATTGGCAACAGAGTTGGCTAGGCAAGGAAACTCCAATTTTGAAAATGGAGCATTTGGGGAGAACTTCACGGTCACGGAATGGTCTGAAGAAACGATGTGCATCGGGGATGTGCTAGCAGTCGGTACAGCGACTGTACAAGTGTGCCAGCCACGCGTTCCATGCTGGAAAATATCTGAGCGCTGGGGTATTCCGGACTTGTTGGATCGAGTTGTAAAGACGGGTCGAACAGGTTGGTATCTGCGCGTTTTGCAACAAGGATTTGTTCAAGCGGGAGATTCGATGCGCTTGATAGACCGCACACATGAAATGGTGACCATTCGACTGGTAAACGACGTGATTCATAACCGGATTGTGGACAAAGCTGTCATGATGGACATCGCACTGTTGCCGGAACTGGCGGATGCTTGTCGAAAAGGAATTGAACAACGTCTTGGGTCGGTGGAGGCACCGTAA
- a CDS encoding DUF1657 domain-containing protein, with product MTVGSQVKQTLASLKGAQANFETFALQTQNQQAKQMYQDAATQTQTIVQQLEQRVTQMEQEEPQYKNV from the coding sequence ATGACTGTCGGATCACAGGTAAAGCAAACCTTAGCGAGCCTGAAAGGTGCCCAAGCAAACTTTGAAACATTTGCCCTCCAGACACAAAATCAGCAAGCAAAGCAGATGTATCAGGATGCAGCGACACAGACGCAAACTATCGTACAGCAGCTTGAACAACGAGTCACTCAAATGGAGCAGGAAGAGCCCCAATATAAAAATGTCTAA
- a CDS encoding N-acetyltransferase, protein MTHTLKYREKNDEDDLFVIEIAKAEMDKVLLEAWGRPVDPAEILDVPGAQLSIIEDESNQKIGFYSILRPDDCLYLNTLVIAESSQGQGCGQTVMTHLEDIAQRENRTALELSVQTTNQRAIQFYNKLGFEDVGWSFYRTILMRKIIASS, encoded by the coding sequence ATGACGCACACTTTGAAGTACAGGGAGAAGAATGATGAAGACGACCTCTTTGTTATCGAAATTGCCAAGGCAGAAATGGACAAGGTTTTACTTGAGGCGTGGGGACGACCTGTCGATCCGGCAGAAATCCTAGATGTTCCCGGTGCTCAGCTATCTATTATCGAGGATGAATCGAATCAAAAAATTGGCTTCTACTCCATTTTACGTCCTGACGACTGTTTGTACTTAAACACCCTTGTTATAGCCGAATCTTCCCAAGGACAGGGCTGCGGTCAAACCGTGATGACGCATCTTGAGGACATTGCGCAGCGGGAGAACCGAACAGCCTTGGAGCTTTCTGTCCAGACGACAAATCAGCGGGCCATTCAATTTTACAACAAGCTAGGATTTGAAGATGTGGGTTGGTCTTTTTATAGAACGATACTTATGAGGAAAATAATTGCTTCGTCGTAG